A DNA window from Solanum lycopersicum chromosome 3, SLM_r2.1 contains the following coding sequences:
- the LOC138347338 gene encoding uncharacterized protein, which translates to MGDNNEQVSLTDVVVAQPTVAEQNELIVQLMQQIADMRVEMQWRQDTPPPGFGPNFLDTRPPTYFPPSNSDPTQHRPSTPMHNPSGVDMTTQNPQYALVSYQTPSPLPNNPPQIPPHPHNTQIAPLPQNQTQIPTAFNSQTPHPHLTQNTNPQNYPQNYQTAQNIPSPSIAQPLPKRTTFQVPVPAEHEVHGSELDHYEEQEREWRAREEAKADIKEEIKRAMKELQCTPDVAGLSYAELCIHPDLNLPEGFKIPKFDTFGGVGNPMAHLRAYCDQLVGVGKDKALLMRLFSRSLCGEALEWFTSHETRQWPSWSALAKDFIDRFAYNVEIVPDRWRKEAARVRPPMMEKEIVEVCIRVQEPEYYDRVILLISAKFAEIVKVGETIEDGLKSGKIARVSASPRSSGLRRLTLSHTREERPQKLTTSPRPLQPSIKASSSLPSTIKSFQPLQCCPPYPDAHILSYQNPPQIPQNFPSVYPNYPQAYQVPPPYHNVAPSYANVQPSYRAPSPAYQIQTPAYQSPHPNYQAPMPNYQTKPYPRTQAPRPNASSYQQVPPPQQGGYDPPRPRFEKKPSRSFTALAESRTKLFKRLSAAGYIHPVGPKPVDVNSRFYRPEQRCAYHSNTVGHDTEDCINIKHKIQDLIDQEVVSLQPAAPNVNMNPLPNHGGGNINMIETDEDEREAKRITPVIQEDLEKTVASLSVREKREFVILTPAKVFALVPAKTLAKPKFVIETTVAQGMTRSSRCYTPDELALGGQKKDHSKRPINEAEAEEFWRRMQPKDYSIVKHLEKTPPQISVWALVMSSWSHRQALMKALDDTYVPSGTSSDNVAAMIHQVIRGHRISFCDDELPAEGRSHNKALHITVLRFDLEKLEQNQVNVRAFNGVQRDTLGAVNLTIQMGPAEFEAKFQVLDIDTSYNLISGRPFIHTAGAVPSTLHQMMKLLWKNEELVIHGERSRSGKQVPILD; encoded by the exons ATGGGAGACAACAATGAACAAGTCAGCCTCACAGATGTCGTGGTGGCTCAGCCCACCGTGGCAGAGCAGAATGAACTTATTGTGCAGCTGATGCAGCAAATAGCTGACATGAGGGTAGAGATGCAATGGAGGCAAGACACTCCTCCGCCCGGGTTTGGCCCCAACTTTCTCGACACAAGACCTCCTACATACTTCCCCCCGTCCAACTCGGATCCTACTCAGCACCGTCCATCGACACCCATGCACAACCCGTCTGGGGTAGATATGACAACCCAAAACCCCCAATACGCGTTGGTCTCCTATCAAACTCCCTCACCACTCCCAAacaatcctccacaaatacCACCACACCCCCACAACACTCAAATAGCCCCACTACCCCAAAATCAAACCCAAATCCCCACCGCCTTCAATTCCCAAACACCGCATCCTCACTTAACCCAAAATACCAATCCCCAAAATTATCCGCAAAACTATCAAACCGCACAGAACATCCCGAGCCCTTCCATAGCTCAACCGCTCCCCAAAAGAACCACTTTTCAAGTCCCTGTCCCGGCCGAGCATGAGGTGCACGGCTCCGAGTTGGACCATTACGAGGAGCAAGAAAGAGAGTGGAGGGCGAGGGAAGAAGCGAAGGCAGACATAAAGGAGGAGATCAAAAGAGCAATGAAAGAATTGCAATGCACTCCAGACGTCGCCGGATTAAGCTACGCAGAACTATGCATCCACCCAGACTTGAACTTGCCTGAAGGGTTCAAGATCCCGAAGTTTGATACCTTCGGAGGGGTGGGCAACCCCATGGCACACCTAAGAGCGTACTGTGAccaactcgtgggagttggcaaagatAAAGCGTTGCTGATGAGGTTGTTCAGCCGGAGCCTGTGCGGTGAGGCCCTGGAATGGTTCACGTCGCACGAGACTCGACAATGGCCCAGTTGGAGCGCACTGGCTAAGGATTTCATTGACAGATTCGCATACAATGTCGAGATAGTCCCTGATCG ATGGAGGAAGGAGGCAGCGAGGGTGAGGCCTCCGATGATGGAGAAGGAGATTGTAGAGGTGTGTATACGGGTGCAGGAGCCCGAGTATTATGACAGAGTCATCTTATTAATCAGCGCCAAGTTCGCCGAGATAGTCAAAGTgggtgagactatcgaagatggCCTGAAGTCGGGGAAGATAGCCCGAGTGTCTGCATCGCCTAGGTCTTCCGGACTG AGGAGATTAACGCTATCTCACACGAGGGAAGAAAGGCCACAGAAACTTACCACGTCCCCAAGGCCGCTTCAACCCTCCATCAAAGCCTCATCAAGCCTACCATCCACAATCAAATCATTCCAGCCACTACAATGCTGCCCCCCTTATCCAGATGCCCATATTTTGTCGTATCAAAATCCGCCCCAAATTCCCCAAAATTTTCCCTCCGTATATCCAAATTACCCCCAAGCTTATCAAGTCCCTCCCCCTTATCATAATGTCGCTCCCAGCTACGCTAATGTACAACCAAGTTATCGAGCTCCTTCCCCTGCATATCAAATACAAACCCCAGCATATCAAAGCCCCCATCCAAATTACCAAGCCCCAATGCCAAACTACCAAACAAAGCCCTACCCCAGAACCCAAGCTCCACGACCAAACGCCAGCAGTTATCAACAAGTCCCTCCCCCTCAGCAGGGCGGGTATGATCCCCCTCGCCCCAGGTTTGAGAAGAAGCCCTCCAGAAGCTTCACCGCGTTGGCTGAAAGCAGAACTAAATTGTTCAAAAGATTATCCGCGGCcggatacatccaccctgtgggGCCCAAGCCCGTGGATGTCAATTCTAGATTCTACAGACCGGAGcagagatgtgcttatcattccaacacTGTTGGACATGATACAGAAGACTGTATCAATATCAAGCACAAGATCCAGGACTTGATTGACCAGGAAGTGGTCTCCCTTCAGCCTGCGGCGCCAAATGTCAACATGAACCCATTGCCAAATCATGGGGGTGGGAACATCAACATGATAGAAACTGACGAAGATGAGCGTGAAGCCAAGAGAATTACTCCTGTTATTCAGGAAGACTTGGAAAAGACTGTCGCTTCTTTGAGCGTTAGGGAAAAGAGAGAGTTTGTCATTCTGACACCTGCAAAGGTTTTTGCCTTGGTGCCCGCAAAGACTCTCGCCAAGCCCAAGTTTGTTATAGAAACGACCGTGGCTCAAGGCATGACTAGATCTAGCAGATGTTACACTCCTGAcgagcttgctctcggaggacaAAAGAAAGATCATTCCAAGAGACCAATCAACGAAGCAGAAGCTGAGGAGTTTTGGAGGAGAATGCAGCCTAAAGATTACTCCATTGTCAAACACTTGGAGAAGACTCCACCCCAAATTTCTGTGTGGGCCCTGGTGATGAGCTCCTGGTCCCACAGACAGGCTTTGATGAAAGCCCTGGATGACACATATGTGCCCTCGGGTACGAGCAGCGACAATGTAGCTGCTATGATTCACCAGGTCATTCGGGGACACCGCATCAGTTTCTGCGATGATGAATTGCCGGCCGAAGGGAGGTCCCATAACAAAGCCCTACACATTACTGTG CTGAGGTTTGACCTCGAAAAGTTGGAGCAAAACCAGGTCAATGTGAGAGCATTCAACGGTGTGCAGAGAGACACGTTGGGAGCTGTGAACCTGACCATTCAAATGGGACCCGCAGAGTTCGAGGCAAAGTTCCAGGTGTTGGATATCGACACCAGCTATAACCTCATTTCGGGAAGGCCATTCATTCACACGGCTGGAGCCGTCCCCTCCACTCTCCACCAAATGATGAAATTACTATGGAAAAATGAAGAACTAGTTATTCACGGGGAAAGGAGTCGTTCAGGTAAGCAGGTGCCGATCTTGGACTAA
- the LOC138347339 gene encoding uncharacterized protein, translated as MAAKLRFNCSNNMAEYEACILGLKMAIDMNVYELLVIGDSDLLIHQVQGEWAVKNSKIVPYVQYVQNLCKRFRIIEFRHAPRIQNELADALTTIASMIKHPDTDYIDLLDIDLKEHPVYCSHVESETDGLPWYFDIKRYWESGTYPEDATSNQKKSIHHMALNFFLNGEVLYRRTPDLGLLRCVDAFEAVRLIE; from the coding sequence atgGCAGCTAAACTGCGATTCAACTGCTCAAACAACATGGCTGAATACGAAGCTTGTATTcttggtttgaaaatggccattgacatgaatgtttacgagttactggttattggagattcagaccttttgattcatcaggttcaaggagaatgggctgtgaagaacTCGAAGATTGTACCTTACGTGCAATATGTGCAAAATCTGTGTAAAAGGTTTCGCATCATCGAGTTCAGACATGCTcccagaatacagaatgaattagcTGATGCTCTTACCACCATCGCTTCAATGATCAAACATCCGGATACTGATTACATCGATCTGCTGGATATAGATTTGAAGGAACACCCAGTCTATTGTTCACACGTTGAGTCAGAAACAGatggtttgccttggtattttgacATAAAGAGGTACTGGGAGTCTGGGACATATCCAGAAGATGCTACATCTAATCAAAAGAAGTCGATACATCAtatggctctcaatttctttctgaatggagaagtcctgtataggaggactccagatttgggtcttttAAGATGCGTGGATGCTTTTGAAGCTGTGAGGCTTATTGAATAA